A genome region from Baekduia alba includes the following:
- a CDS encoding phosphodiester glycosidase family protein has translation MTITYDLSRRRLDDDTFTTIYATRHPRAGTRVRAEHFPEPARLDVWCATQGVPEAIIGGFFLRDPFRPLGELWLDGAAVGHETVANGFAATRAVVHVDGDGLAFGPRSAFPDAPAGDLLQAGPLLVAGGEVVFDGSDPEGFSATATQFDSDITVGRHPRAALGLTETEIVAVACDGRRSGVDAGLTMAELAQVLRDLGATDAINLDGGGSTTLVHRGHLLNRPYSEQDQPAPESRPIVSALLLEAR, from the coding sequence GTGACCATCACCTATGACCTGAGCCGCCGGCGCCTGGACGACGACACGTTCACCACCATCTACGCGACGCGCCATCCGCGCGCCGGCACGCGGGTCCGGGCCGAGCACTTCCCCGAGCCCGCGCGGCTGGACGTCTGGTGCGCGACGCAGGGCGTGCCCGAGGCCATCATCGGCGGCTTCTTCCTGCGCGACCCGTTCCGGCCGCTGGGCGAGCTGTGGCTGGACGGCGCGGCGGTCGGGCACGAGACGGTCGCCAACGGCTTCGCGGCGACGCGGGCGGTCGTGCACGTCGACGGCGACGGCCTCGCCTTCGGCCCGCGCTCGGCGTTCCCGGACGCGCCGGCGGGCGACCTCCTCCAGGCCGGCCCACTGCTGGTCGCCGGCGGGGAGGTCGTCTTCGACGGCAGCGACCCGGAGGGCTTCTCGGCGACCGCGACGCAGTTCGACTCCGACATCACCGTCGGGCGCCATCCGCGCGCCGCGCTGGGCCTGACGGAGACCGAGATCGTCGCGGTGGCGTGCGACGGGCGGCGGTCGGGCGTCGACGCCGGGCTGACGATGGCCGAGCTCGCGCAGGTGCTGCGCGACCTCGGCGCGACCGACGCCATCAACCTGGACGGCGGCGGCTCGACGACGCTCGTGCACCGCGGCCACCTGCTCAACCGGCCCTACTCCGAGCAGGACCAGCCGGCGCCGGAGTCGCGCCCGATCGTCAGCGCGCTGCTGCTCGAAGCGCGATGA
- a CDS encoding nuclear transport factor 2 family protein, with the protein MTDLPTPVATLLAAANANDVDGFLAAFTAAGVVDDWGREFRGADAIRDWSDAEFIGVQVALDVTEVQQRGDETIVTAQVGGDGFNGPSHFAFTVDGDRVARMAIRA; encoded by the coding sequence ATGACCGACCTCCCCACGCCCGTGGCGACGCTCCTGGCCGCCGCCAACGCCAACGACGTCGACGGGTTCCTGGCGGCGTTCACCGCCGCCGGCGTCGTCGACGACTGGGGCCGGGAGTTCCGCGGCGCCGACGCGATCCGCGACTGGAGCGACGCGGAGTTCATCGGCGTGCAGGTCGCGCTCGACGTCACCGAGGTGCAGCAGCGCGGCGACGAGACGATCGTCACCGCGCAGGTCGGCGGCGATGGCTTCAACGGCCCCAGCCACTTCGCGTTCACGGTCGACGGCGACCGCGTCGCCCGCATGGCGATCCGCGCCTGA
- a CDS encoding HAMP domain-containing methyl-accepting chemotaxis protein → MGALRLSIRTKLLASTLLLIVLTAVIALLAITRLADVKDQGSNLYNETYTPTTAALRTNALSKDLALQGATYSQIVAEHGGDVAAAGKDPRAKPLLPAIAKDEKALAAIAASLNQAPTALKPYVAKILTGSKAYKADLATLLKLKPDDPRNATLSVAIGKDVATIDANSLAMATASDKSAKAANAKIGDAFTTGRTLILGALALAAILGLAAALLISGQVKRGVTRIRKQLTSLRENDTASLRDGLVAISEGDLTRKAAVATRPRGRVSSDEIGDIAEMVDEITVDTAKSIDGYNASLDSLAGMIGRVGESAIVLSSASEQMASTSEEAGRAVGEIAHAIGEVAAGAERQVNTVEGARRLTDEMADATRSSAESAAETARAAEAAREVATAGAASVAQATEAMAAVRSASTEATEAIRDLGSKSEQIGGIVDTITTIAEQTNLLALNAAIEAARAGEQGRGFAVVAEEVRKLAEESQQAAASISTLIGEIQNETKRAVEVVELGGQRTDEGAGVVEQAREAFDVINDHVQEMSGRVSQIAAAAQQLSATSSQVGHEVASVAAVAEQTSAATQQVSASTEETSASTEQIAASAQTLAATASELRTLVGRFSLVAPE, encoded by the coding sequence ATGGGCGCATTGCGTCTGTCCATTCGCACGAAGCTCCTCGCCAGCACCCTGCTGCTCATCGTCCTGACCGCGGTCATCGCGCTCCTCGCCATCACGCGCCTCGCTGACGTCAAGGACCAGGGCTCCAACCTCTACAACGAGACCTACACGCCGACGACGGCCGCGCTCCGTACCAACGCGCTGTCCAAGGACCTCGCGCTGCAGGGCGCGACGTACAGCCAGATCGTGGCCGAGCACGGCGGGGACGTCGCCGCCGCGGGCAAGGACCCGCGCGCGAAGCCGCTCCTGCCCGCCATCGCCAAGGACGAGAAGGCGCTCGCCGCCATCGCCGCGTCGCTGAACCAGGCGCCGACCGCGCTCAAGCCGTACGTCGCGAAGATCCTCACCGGCAGCAAGGCCTACAAGGCCGACCTGGCCACGCTGCTCAAGCTCAAGCCCGACGATCCGCGCAACGCCACGCTCAGCGTGGCGATCGGCAAGGACGTCGCGACCATCGACGCGAACTCGCTGGCCATGGCGACCGCGAGCGACAAGAGCGCGAAGGCCGCGAACGCCAAGATCGGCGACGCCTTCACCACGGGCCGCACGCTGATCCTCGGCGCGCTCGCCCTCGCCGCGATCCTCGGCCTCGCCGCCGCGCTGCTGATCTCCGGCCAGGTCAAGCGCGGCGTGACCCGCATTCGCAAGCAGCTCACGTCGCTGCGCGAGAACGACACCGCCTCCCTGCGCGACGGCCTCGTCGCGATCTCCGAGGGCGACCTGACCCGCAAGGCCGCCGTCGCCACCCGGCCGCGCGGCCGCGTGTCCAGCGACGAGATCGGCGACATCGCCGAGATGGTCGACGAGATCACGGTCGACACCGCGAAGTCGATCGACGGCTACAACGCGTCGCTGGACTCGCTGGCCGGCATGATCGGCCGCGTCGGCGAGAGCGCGATCGTGCTGTCCTCGGCGTCGGAGCAGATGGCGTCGACCTCCGAGGAGGCCGGTCGCGCCGTCGGCGAGATCGCGCACGCCATCGGCGAGGTCGCGGCGGGCGCCGAGCGCCAGGTCAACACCGTCGAGGGCGCACGGCGCCTGACCGACGAGATGGCCGACGCGACCCGCAGCTCCGCCGAGTCGGCCGCCGAGACCGCGCGCGCCGCCGAGGCCGCCCGCGAGGTCGCGACGGCCGGCGCCGCGTCGGTCGCGCAGGCCACCGAGGCGATGGCCGCCGTGCGCTCCGCCTCGACCGAGGCGACCGAGGCGATCCGCGACCTCGGCTCGAAGTCCGAGCAGATCGGCGGCATCGTCGACACCATCACGACGATCGCCGAGCAGACCAACCTGCTGGCGTTGAACGCCGCCATCGAGGCGGCGCGCGCGGGCGAGCAGGGCCGCGGATTCGCCGTCGTGGCCGAGGAGGTCCGCAAGCTGGCCGAGGAGTCCCAGCAGGCGGCCGCCTCGATCTCGACCCTCATCGGCGAGATCCAGAACGAGACCAAGCGCGCGGTCGAGGTCGTCGAGCTCGGCGGCCAGCGCACGGACGAGGGCGCGGGCGTCGTCGAGCAGGCCCGCGAGGCCTTCGACGTCATCAACGACCACGTCCAGGAGATGAGCGGCCGCGTGTCGCAGATCGCCGCCGCCGCCCAGCAGCTGTCGGCGACGTCGTCGCAGGTCGGCCACGAGGTCGCCTCGGTGGCCGCGGTCGCCGAGCAGACGAGCGCCGCCACGCAGCAGGTCTCGGCCTCGACCGAGGAGACGTCGGCCTCGACCGAGCAGATCGCGGCCTCCGCGCAGACCCTGGCCGCCACGGCCTCCGAGCTGCGCACCCTCGTCGGCCGGTTCTCGCTGGTCGCCCCCGAGTAG
- a CDS encoding glucoamylase family protein, with amino-acid sequence MLTRVGRAVALVALLMAVCAPVASAHGGGDGPLRDYAARTWASMAAMTDPGSGLPADILNADGTTSVQTSTTNIGAYMWSAVAARRLGIIRDQELTERLTKTITTLEHMERFGDTGQYYNWYDHRTGAKLTAWPPSPTDEFHPILSSVDNGWLAVGLRIVQRSVPRLSARAGALYDAMNFGFYYRPDVNRVLFHYRPDDPAASPCCYDTVVSESRIVDYLGISKGQLPAKEYYGRWRTFPDTCDRAFQEQKPTGETRTYFGVPVYEGAYSYNNTKLVPSWGGSMFEALMPDLFVPEERWAPGSWGLNHPRTVAAQIHHGLVDAGYGVWGFSPSNTPEGGYGAYGVDAVGMDPNGNPSNEDRTLVDHGFAGCDGAGGRPAQPDPPPSAYTNGVVTPHAAFLGLRYAPRAALADLAKLQQYPDMYGKWGFRDSVNVQTRTPSGSYLSLDQGMIMAALGNALGGDVLRDAFAGRAEEHALKPVIGVEQFSVGR; translated from the coding sequence ATGCTGACCAGGGTCGGGAGAGCGGTCGCGCTCGTCGCGCTGCTGATGGCGGTCTGCGCACCGGTGGCGTCGGCGCACGGGGGAGGCGACGGGCCGCTGCGCGACTACGCGGCGCGCACGTGGGCGTCGATGGCGGCGATGACCGACCCGGGCTCGGGCCTGCCCGCCGACATCCTCAACGCCGACGGCACCACGAGCGTCCAGACGTCGACGACCAACATCGGCGCCTACATGTGGTCCGCGGTCGCCGCGCGCCGGCTCGGGATCATCCGCGACCAGGAGCTGACCGAGCGCCTGACCAAGACCATCACGACGCTCGAGCACATGGAACGCTTCGGCGACACCGGCCAGTACTACAACTGGTACGACCACCGGACGGGCGCGAAGCTCACGGCCTGGCCGCCGAGCCCGACCGACGAGTTCCACCCCATCTTGAGCTCGGTCGACAACGGCTGGCTGGCCGTCGGCCTGCGGATCGTCCAGCGCAGCGTGCCGCGGCTCTCCGCGCGCGCCGGCGCGTTGTACGACGCGATGAACTTCGGCTTCTACTACCGGCCCGACGTCAACCGCGTGCTCTTCCATTACCGGCCCGACGACCCCGCCGCGTCGCCGTGCTGCTACGACACCGTGGTCTCCGAGAGCCGGATCGTCGACTACCTCGGGATCAGCAAGGGTCAGCTGCCGGCCAAGGAGTACTACGGCCGCTGGCGCACGTTCCCCGACACGTGCGACCGGGCGTTCCAGGAGCAGAAGCCGACGGGGGAGACCCGGACCTACTTCGGCGTCCCGGTCTACGAGGGCGCTTACTCCTACAACAACACCAAGTTGGTGCCCTCGTGGGGCGGCAGCATGTTCGAGGCGTTGATGCCCGACCTGTTCGTCCCCGAGGAGCGCTGGGCGCCCGGCAGCTGGGGCCTGAACCACCCGCGGACGGTCGCCGCGCAGATCCACCACGGCCTCGTCGACGCGGGCTACGGCGTCTGGGGGTTCAGCCCGTCCAACACGCCGGAGGGCGGCTACGGCGCCTACGGCGTCGACGCGGTCGGCATGGACCCCAACGGCAACCCGTCCAACGAGGACCGCACGCTCGTCGACCACGGCTTCGCCGGCTGCGACGGCGCGGGCGGCCGCCCGGCCCAGCCCGACCCGCCGCCGTCGGCCTACACCAACGGCGTCGTGACGCCGCACGCCGCGTTCCTGGGCCTGCGCTACGCGCCGCGCGCGGCGCTGGCCGACCTCGCCAAGCTCCAGCAGTACCCCGACATGTACGGGAAGTGGGGCTTCCGCGACAGCGTCAACGTCCAGACCCGCACGCCGTCGGGCTCCTACCTCTCGCTCGACCAGGGGATGATCATGGCGGCGCTGGGCAACGCGCTGGGCGGCGACGTGCTGCGCGACGCCTTCGCGGGCCGTGCGGAGGAGCACGCGCTCAAGCCGGTCATCGGCGTGGAGCAGTTCAGCGTCGGGCGCTGA
- a CDS encoding Vgb family protein: MVSATGAAALDSFPLPAGYTVSNFGVTTDGDGNVWFGVAGPQHTSPAGTQDTPTLGRMKPAEATAGTSGGLTFFPTPDRPNAGCCSDQLRSVTYNKDDGKLYFVHSTGGYGVANPSALSPGTSTGIVTYGLPGYTDLGDVAPAKGGGMWFTEKGDSNVAPTYYGNRIARWDGGLFEGPNIAIQNGNTSLNGLRYPAQPSGIAVDPTGRPWFAEENPGNPGYRIGTYAGAGDHYDEYQVSPCENPANNPCSGSYTGTGLSDVAVAADGAIWFTNVDNRKFGRFDPGTHTMTQYLLSSVDPSLAAGNPRQIVAAPDGTLWMTVYKLFSASNALVRIVPGTASAPPTATFTKTGSDSAPLAVGASAADIWFTTTDNKLNRLAGVVGGSVTPPPSDGGGSGSGSPGGTAGGGTATPAATTPASNAPPVVLRPATVGQAKLDPPQTGNGAINTNQICVGPPEARCALVYLVNEHEYVVGFPSSLAAKKKHKPRTLATKAVTLRGGQSAKVTIKLNKLGQRILKKNGKVKVDFIATEKLANGKTRVVSRKTLTVRAAKRHH; the protein is encoded by the coding sequence ATGGTGTCTGCGACGGGCGCGGCGGCGCTCGACTCCTTCCCGCTTCCGGCGGGCTACACGGTCTCCAACTTCGGGGTGACGACCGACGGCGACGGCAACGTCTGGTTCGGCGTCGCCGGCCCGCAGCACACCAGCCCCGCGGGCACCCAGGACACGCCGACGCTCGGGCGGATGAAGCCCGCGGAGGCCACCGCCGGCACGAGCGGCGGCCTCACGTTCTTCCCGACGCCCGACCGGCCGAACGCCGGCTGCTGCAGCGACCAGCTGCGGTCCGTCACCTACAACAAGGACGACGGCAAGCTGTACTTCGTGCACAGCACGGGCGGCTACGGGGTCGCGAACCCCTCCGCGCTCTCGCCCGGCACGAGCACCGGCATCGTGACCTACGGCCTGCCCGGCTACACCGACCTCGGAGACGTCGCGCCCGCCAAGGGCGGCGGCATGTGGTTCACCGAGAAGGGGGACAGCAACGTCGCGCCGACCTACTACGGCAACCGCATCGCCCGCTGGGACGGCGGGCTGTTCGAGGGCCCCAACATCGCCATCCAGAACGGCAACACCTCGCTCAACGGGCTGCGCTACCCCGCCCAGCCGTCGGGCATCGCGGTCGACCCCACCGGCCGCCCGTGGTTCGCCGAGGAGAACCCGGGCAACCCCGGCTACCGCATCGGCACCTACGCGGGCGCGGGCGACCACTACGACGAGTACCAGGTCTCTCCGTGCGAGAACCCGGCCAACAACCCGTGCTCGGGGTCGTACACCGGCACGGGGCTGAGCGACGTCGCGGTCGCGGCCGACGGTGCGATCTGGTTCACGAACGTCGACAACCGCAAGTTCGGGCGCTTCGACCCGGGCACGCACACGATGACGCAGTACCTGCTGTCGTCGGTCGACCCGTCGCTGGCCGCCGGCAACCCGCGCCAGATCGTCGCCGCGCCGGACGGCACGCTGTGGATGACGGTCTACAAGCTGTTCAGCGCGTCCAACGCGCTCGTCCGGATCGTGCCCGGGACCGCGTCGGCGCCGCCGACCGCGACGTTCACCAAGACGGGGTCGGACTCCGCGCCGCTGGCGGTGGGCGCCAGCGCCGCCGACATCTGGTTCACCACGACCGACAACAAGCTCAACCGCCTCGCCGGCGTGGTCGGCGGGTCCGTGACGCCGCCCCCGAGCGACGGTGGCGGCTCCGGCTCCGGCAGCCCGGGCGGCACGGCCGGCGGCGGCACCGCCACGCCGGCCGCCACCACCCCGGCCTCGAACGCGCCGCCCGTCGTCCTCAGGCCGGCCACCGTCGGCCAGGCCAAGCTCGACCCGCCGCAGACCGGCAACGGCGCGATCAACACCAACCAGATCTGCGTTGGGCCGCCGGAGGCGCGCTGCGCGCTCGTCTACCTCGTCAACGAGCACGAGTACGTCGTGGGCTTCCCGTCGTCGCTCGCCGCGAAGAAGAAGCACAAGCCGCGTACGCTGGCGACCAAGGCCGTGACCCTGCGCGGCGGCCAGTCGGCCAAGGTCACCATCAAGCTCAACAAGCTCGGCCAGCGCATCCTCAAGAAGAACGGCAAGGTGAAGGTCGACTTCATCGCCACCGAGAAGCTGGCCAACGGCAAGACCCGCGTCGTGTCGCGCAAGACGCTCACCGTGCGGGCAGCCAAGCGACATCATTAG
- a CDS encoding helix-turn-helix transcriptional regulator: MPEGGLPERELQGLLEILGEVHHAEDLPSFRAALLDVLPRVIPNAYTSYNEIAADGTPLVTIVNPEPGGVFLEKWGRYGHQNPLVNRYLETRDPRAQRLSDVIALDELRRLELFQEVFAPLGVNHQLAVTLPAPPRLLIGLALVDERDFTDPEKRMLDLARPHLIQAHANAALRERLHDVLAAVEAGLDDSGEALVVADAQGRVEFATRAGRAALGLLADRDHPRGTRLPDALRDVTSRDWPATAVFEVGGTPLVVRRMAAGSRGGATVLVFERGARGASRELLVSLGLSAREAEVLQAMMRGRATAAIATELGVSPRTVYKHAERIYSKLGVHDRIAAVSAAWAALDAGRGAVAG; encoded by the coding sequence ATGCCGGAAGGCGGACTGCCGGAACGCGAGCTCCAGGGCCTCCTGGAGATCCTCGGGGAGGTTCATCACGCCGAGGACCTGCCGTCCTTCCGCGCGGCGCTGCTCGACGTGCTGCCGCGCGTCATCCCCAACGCCTACACGTCCTACAACGAGATCGCGGCCGACGGCACGCCGCTCGTGACGATCGTCAACCCGGAGCCCGGCGGCGTCTTCCTGGAGAAGTGGGGCCGCTACGGCCACCAGAACCCGCTGGTCAACCGCTACCTCGAGACGCGCGACCCGCGTGCCCAGCGGCTGTCGGACGTCATCGCGCTGGACGAGCTCCGCCGGCTCGAGCTGTTCCAGGAGGTCTTCGCGCCGCTCGGCGTCAACCACCAGCTGGCCGTGACCCTGCCGGCGCCGCCGCGCCTGCTGATCGGCCTCGCGCTGGTCGACGAGCGCGACTTCACCGACCCCGAGAAGCGCATGCTCGACCTCGCGCGCCCGCACCTGATCCAGGCCCACGCCAACGCGGCGCTGCGCGAACGGCTGCACGATGTCCTGGCCGCGGTCGAGGCGGGGCTCGACGACTCCGGCGAGGCGCTGGTCGTCGCCGACGCGCAGGGCCGTGTCGAGTTCGCCACGCGCGCGGGCCGCGCGGCGCTCGGCCTGCTGGCCGACCGCGACCACCCGCGCGGCACGCGCCTGCCCGACGCGTTGCGCGACGTGACGAGCCGCGACTGGCCGGCCACCGCGGTGTTCGAGGTCGGCGGCACGCCGCTCGTGGTCCGGCGCATGGCCGCGGGATCGCGCGGGGGCGCGACGGTCCTGGTCTTCGAGCGCGGGGCGCGTGGCGCGTCGCGCGAGCTGTTGGTGTCGCTGGGCCTCTCGGCCCGCGAGGCCGAGGTGCTCCAGGCGATGATGCGCGGCCGCGCGACCGCGGCGATCGCCACCGAGCTCGGCGTGAGCCCCCGCACCGTCTACAAGCACGCCGAGCGCATCTACTCCAAGCTCGGCGTGCACGACCGCATCGCGGCGGTCAGCGCGGCGTGGGCGGCTCTGGACGCGGGCCGCGGCGCCGTCGCCGGCTGA
- a CDS encoding YfhO family protein: MATTGKVKRAAPAAAPIPRSAAWGTRARAVADSAPVRFFRAHPDLTAALLIAGLIFAYLWPVLIGAKILSPISVLYGFTPWQAYAPADIHSYYNPLLSDIATADYPWRSFARESIRSGTLPLWNPHVFGGIPFLSNPQNGLFTPFNLPLWTLPLNYALGLSAALKLWAGGFGTYLVARQLRLGFLPGLLAGVAFAFSALNITWLTHETLPAVAVLLPWMVWLIERLFERARITTMLWLGVATAIGLGGGHPGMQVHLMAMAGLYTLVRVWLVPDLERGERLRRLGLACGGLVLGVLLMAVMLIPEALSSHGTIGTQARANGRGTLPGTVMPFDAIKTTLFPDWWGRPSSIEMGAGPNSAGGSVNYNERTFYAGVVSLLFALVALISRGGWRRKAPFAVLAFVGITVPVHIPVLWDFVTHVPPFDVVQNQRMHFVYAFGTAILAAFGLRDLIDRPAEQRRRLAVPAVALCLGFIVLVSIGAGGSDLSHTFKHFTAGTSFPIRKVIELTSTAWFVFFALGVGAALLLALRRPRWRYGIAVAVVLLAAADGLHFANGYQPMGPADDVIPPKTQAISYLQQHKSEGRIVGMGNALLQDWSTTYGLSDIRGYDPPNPTRRLFSLWRMANPDQADWTPFIMPAQDENTVQVESVLGARYVVGDPGIKPGPEVRLNPVLNSLRIVYSGEDATILRNARAAPRVELPSSVEVADDQGETETLITRPAFLPNNSVVIESKDPAARALAHAPVAKGRVAIAKEENARVTLDATLDRRGLVVLNDSYTDGWSVTVDGRKAAPVRVNSVMRGVVAGPGRHEIVWSYAMPGLKAGALLSLLAFLGLIGGAIALTVSRRRRRGPRPEPPTPR; the protein is encoded by the coding sequence ATGGCCACGACCGGCAAGGTCAAGCGCGCTGCGCCCGCAGCCGCGCCCATCCCGCGCAGCGCCGCCTGGGGCACCCGGGCTCGCGCCGTCGCCGACTCGGCGCCGGTGCGGTTCTTCAGGGCGCATCCGGACCTCACCGCGGCGCTGCTGATCGCGGGGCTGATCTTCGCGTACCTCTGGCCGGTGCTGATCGGCGCCAAGATCCTGTCGCCGATCTCGGTGCTCTACGGCTTCACGCCGTGGCAGGCCTACGCGCCGGCGGACATCCACAGCTACTACAACCCGCTGCTCAGCGACATCGCGACGGCGGACTACCCGTGGCGGTCCTTCGCGCGCGAGTCGATCCGCAGCGGCACGCTGCCGCTGTGGAACCCGCACGTGTTCGGCGGGATCCCGTTCCTCTCCAACCCGCAGAACGGGCTGTTCACGCCGTTCAACCTGCCGCTGTGGACGCTGCCGCTCAACTACGCGCTCGGACTGTCGGCGGCGCTGAAGCTCTGGGCCGGCGGCTTCGGGACCTACCTCGTCGCGCGCCAGCTGCGGCTCGGCTTCCTGCCGGGGCTGCTCGCCGGCGTGGCGTTCGCGTTCAGCGCGCTGAACATCACGTGGCTGACGCACGAGACGCTGCCGGCCGTCGCCGTGCTGCTGCCGTGGATGGTGTGGCTCATCGAGCGGCTCTTCGAGCGCGCGCGGATCACCACGATGCTCTGGCTCGGCGTCGCGACCGCGATCGGGCTGGGCGGCGGCCATCCGGGGATGCAGGTCCACCTGATGGCGATGGCCGGCCTCTACACGCTCGTGCGCGTGTGGCTCGTGCCCGACCTCGAGCGCGGCGAGCGCCTGCGCCGGCTCGGGCTCGCCTGCGGCGGCCTGGTGCTCGGCGTCCTGCTCATGGCCGTGATGCTGATCCCCGAGGCGCTGTCGAGCCACGGCACCATCGGCACGCAGGCGCGCGCGAACGGCAGGGGGACGCTGCCCGGCACGGTGATGCCGTTCGACGCGATCAAGACCACGTTGTTCCCGGACTGGTGGGGCCGGCCCAGCTCGATCGAGATGGGCGCCGGGCCGAACAGCGCCGGCGGGAGCGTCAACTACAACGAGCGCACGTTCTACGCCGGCGTCGTGTCGCTGCTGTTCGCGCTCGTCGCGCTGATCTCGCGCGGCGGGTGGCGCCGCAAGGCGCCGTTCGCGGTGCTCGCCTTCGTCGGGATCACGGTGCCGGTGCACATCCCGGTGCTGTGGGACTTCGTCACCCACGTCCCGCCCTTCGACGTGGTGCAGAACCAGCGCATGCACTTCGTGTACGCCTTCGGCACCGCGATCCTCGCCGCGTTCGGCCTGCGCGACCTGATCGACCGCCCGGCGGAGCAGCGCCGGCGGCTGGCGGTCCCAGCAGTCGCGCTGTGCCTGGGTTTCATCGTGCTCGTCAGCATCGGCGCGGGCGGCTCCGACCTCAGCCACACGTTCAAGCACTTCACCGCGGGCACCTCGTTCCCGATCCGGAAGGTGATCGAGCTCACGAGCACGGCGTGGTTCGTGTTCTTCGCCCTCGGCGTCGGCGCGGCGCTCCTGCTCGCGTTGCGCCGCCCGCGCTGGCGCTACGGGATCGCCGTCGCCGTGGTCCTGCTCGCCGCCGCCGACGGGTTGCACTTCGCCAACGGCTACCAGCCGATGGGTCCCGCCGACGACGTGATCCCGCCCAAGACCCAGGCCATCAGCTACCTGCAGCAGCACAAGAGCGAGGGCCGGATCGTCGGGATGGGCAACGCGTTGCTCCAAGACTGGTCGACGACGTATGGCCTCTCCGACATCCGCGGCTACGACCCGCCGAACCCGACGCGGCGCCTGTTCAGCCTGTGGCGCATGGCCAACCCGGACCAGGCCGACTGGACGCCGTTCATCATGCCCGCCCAGGACGAGAACACCGTCCAGGTGGAGAGCGTGCTCGGCGCGCGCTACGTCGTCGGCGACCCGGGGATCAAGCCCGGACCCGAGGTGCGCCTGAACCCCGTGCTCAACAGCCTCAGGATCGTGTACTCGGGTGAGGACGCGACGATCCTGCGCAACGCGCGCGCCGCGCCGCGCGTCGAGCTCCCGAGCAGCGTCGAGGTCGCCGACGACCAGGGCGAGACCGAGACGCTGATCACCCGCCCGGCGTTCCTCCCCAACAACTCGGTCGTGATCGAGAGCAAGGACCCCGCCGCCAGGGCGCTCGCCCACGCGCCCGTCGCCAAGGGCCGCGTCGCGATCGCCAAGGAGGAGAACGCGCGCGTCACGCTCGACGCCACGCTCGACCGCCGCGGCCTCGTCGTCCTCAACGACAGCTACACCGACGGCTGGTCGGTGACGGTCGACGGCAGGAAGGCCGCCCCGGTCCGCGTCAACAGCGTGATGCGCGGCGTGGTCGCCGGGCCCGGCCGGCACGAGATCGTCTGGAGCTACGCGATGCCCGGCCTGAAGGCCGGTGCGCTGCTGAGCCTGCTCGCGTTCCTGGGGCTGATCGGCGGCGCGATCGCGCTGACGGTCAGCCGGCGACGGCGCCGCGGCCCGCGTCCAGAGCCGCCCACGCCGCGCTGA
- a CDS encoding RNA polymerase sigma factor — translation MGRPTALARSVKEPTAFDAFYRAHANALLRYFARRTLDPEAAADLTAETFARAYQHRGQFRGTTDQEAGGWLYTIAQRQLLAYQKRGAVEKKAMRRLGIREPELTDDEYERIEEMAELESLRGKIASALKQLPPSTRLALTLRVVEDLDYAEIAQRLDIKEPAARARVSRALRGLYEVTKDGVTS, via the coding sequence GTGGGCAGGCCAACGGCACTCGCGCGCTCCGTCAAGGAGCCGACGGCGTTCGACGCGTTCTATCGCGCGCACGCCAACGCGCTGCTGCGCTACTTCGCCCGCCGGACGCTCGATCCGGAGGCCGCGGCCGACCTGACCGCGGAGACGTTCGCGCGCGCCTACCAGCACCGCGGGCAGTTCCGCGGGACGACCGACCAGGAGGCCGGCGGGTGGCTCTACACGATCGCCCAGCGCCAGCTCCTGGCCTACCAGAAGCGCGGCGCCGTGGAGAAGAAGGCCATGAGGCGCCTGGGGATCCGCGAGCCTGAGCTGACCGACGACGAGTACGAGCGGATCGAGGAGATGGCGGAGCTGGAGTCCCTGCGCGGCAAGATCGCGTCGGCGCTCAAGCAGCTGCCGCCGAGCACGCGCCTCGCGCTGACGCTGCGCGTCGTCGAGGACCTGGACTACGCCGAGATCGCGCAGCGGCTGGACATCAAGGAGCCGGCGGCGCGGGCGCGGGTGTCGCGCGCGCTGCGCGGGCTGTACGAAGTGACGAAGGACGGGGTGACGTCATGA